The Pyrus communis chromosome 5, drPyrComm1.1, whole genome shotgun sequence region CATGCCAAATGAATCTTTTATTTCCCATCCTGCATCACTGGAGAAGGAAAAACACGCAACCAATGAAAgcaggagagaggaagagaagggACCAATAAGGGAGGaggaaaggagagaaaggaggggagGAGAGAATCAGCAAACCAAGGGGAATTTTTCCCTAAACCTGACCCGGTTTTGACCCGACACCCTGCAAGATTTTCCAACGCTGATTTTGGCCTTTTCCCGGCGAATCGATTGTCACCACCACCTGCACTCGACTCCACGACCTTCCCTCTACCAAGTATACCCCAAAATTTGGAGAATTTGGTCTTGATTTGGGTGAAACCCGGCAAGTTCTTGGCGGTAATTCATCATTTCTGCAACTGCCACCTTCAACCACCACCCATAATCGACTCCCCTTGAGGCCTAGAACAAAACCCGAACAACAATAGGTATGGCAGAGCACCGGAGGTGACGGATCGAAGCCAcccatttttagggttttcggCGGGTTCGAGGGAAATTGGagcttttcccggccaaattggacttggccacaagTATATAACTTGCTCTATTCATCGAGATCTACAGTTAtgtgaaatttggtaatttttgaaaatagttgaattttccagcGAGTAGGGTCGGCCGGCTGCCGCGTATGGCGGCGCGTGGGCTGAGACCCCACTTGCCCTTCCTAGGATAATTTGGATACCCCAATTCTATATGTGATGTACGATTGATGAAATCTCGTCGTTTGAACATAGTTTTGTTAGAGACTGCCACTTGGTCAACATATAAATCGATGATTCGACCGTTAGATCGTCAtcaaactttaatacattatagaacataatatttgaggatagttGAAATAACGGATCGAAAATCCGACATACAGAtattcccgaattggatttctaagtttgtaaaactaATTGTTGACCACCACTTGAATTTGagattggcggagatccgactgttggatcgtgatgagattttagtatgttgttctatgAGCACAATGAGGACCTTAGGAAGTTACAGATCTGAAATCCAATGTGCAGATCTTTCAGATCGAATTACggagggttgtggaccctaccgttgaCTTTTAGTCAACATGTCTCGAAATGTtctaaatactaaaattagtactacgggagacttaagtgaagtctagtgggcctactatggttagagagtgacttgaatatatgtgatatagttattaccttgatttcttatattattatcatttgtgaatatgaattggttttataaatgtgatttctatttaaatgtgatttttatatatatttagccattgacctatgtttattaaacatgatttggcttgtgtactgatgataTTTGTGAAATGTGGGCATATTTGAGATGTGGTTTGATTTGCATGATTGGTataatgtgatgaaatgtgagggctagtagtggaCCCCATTGCCATGTGGTTTGTTGCTTAGAAACTTGTTTCATATTCcatttcattatttcatttctcgATTCGTTGACCGTTATAATTTAATACTTGTGCTTTGTTTCATTTCGTTGAGCCATTGTAAATTGAGCACTTGATTCATGATTTGTTTCTTTGAGTCGTTGATATGTTCCTTAGCCCTCCGCTTGGTTCTGTTAAGTGATCCAGAACTGAGTATATGTTGgggttccattgagtggtctGGTTCCTTACTCCGTTtggattctgttgagtggtccgaaatctCCTGTGATCcacgatttcgttgagtggtccggaatcgtacCCTGCTTTGGATTTCTTTAAGTGGTCTGATAACCATTATACTCCGtgattctgttgagtggtccgaaatcaTATCCACTCGGATTCAGTTGAGAGGTCTGGAATCCCTTCTACTCcgcgatttcgttgagtggttcgGAATTGTATCCTAATTtggattctgttgagtggttCGGAATCCCCTTTGGTGTCTTGGTTCCGTTAAGTGGTCCGAAACCCGATGTtgatggatttcgttgagtggtccgaaatcgCATTATTTGACTTGTTGGTTCCTTAGATTCGATTTCAGCTTCAGAGATGTAGGCTTCAACTGAACTGTGTCATGTGTCGCTCTAGCCTGCATTTTGGTGTATTGTATGagttattgattgatgtgattattgcaaggttctaaaaaacgctagacgCTAGCCGGTAGCCGGGTAGCGGTCTAGCGCCTAGCGCCTACGCGAGGTCTAAGCGGGCACCTAGGCGGCCTAAGcggatttagataaatttcttatatatcttgtaaataagtgcatattgatacttacaaaaaattaaacttgtatgaaatccatggataagataataaaagaataataaaatgcaaaaagggtatccaacaagtccaaaatttgaaaacaccttaagcatatatgccatataaccatagtgaggagtattgtaggatgacacatgtacaataagttcacaatttaaaaccacataaaatgcaaaataggaggaaaataaggaaatatagtaatgtagataggattattttttttaaatttcaaaaaaaaaaaaaaaaaaagaaaaaaaaaaaccaactagCTGCCTAACATCGCCAAGCCCGCCTAGAGCCCAGCCGATTTTTGCAATCGATTTGCAAGAAAACGCCTCGAGTCACCACCGCTCAGCGCCTAGGTGCCGCCTAGGccattttttagaacattggatTATTGGATGGTGTTGGAATGCTTATGTGTGGGTGAATGGCAAGATGACTAGAGaatattgttgtgctttgttGAATGTTCCTTGAGGTGCTTCAAGCTTGAATTGTGGTATTATGTTGAGACGTAGTGAGATATGCAATGAATGTTCGAGTGTAGTGAATAGTGAACTAAGAATGGCTTGATTCCTGTTTAGGGTATGTaagcagtctaacgaggaggttagatgcagccataaagcatACGAAAATTACTACGCAATTCGAATCTTGATTTGTGCTTTGCCATATCCCAGGGACGGAGTATGTTAGAGATATGGgtatttggtgacgtcacgtgtcgattctAGACGTATCTTATaacttcttcatcttcatcaacaACAAAAGGGAAAGAATTTTCATTGGAAATCAGAAGAGCGATGATAATTTGGACTCCGTTTACTTACCACATACACAAGTGAATCGGAGTTTTCATGCTCATCGCAACCAAAATTCACAACGGGAAAGGTGGAACGAATGCTAGGTTAGAATCCAATACTGGTCAGCCAATGTAGTCCAAATAACTAATCTTATCTCACATTCTTTAGTTATGACATTCGTAACAAGCACCTAGCATTGCTGCAACTTATCAGAGCAATTTTTGTGAACTTTCTTTAAAACAATTAGCGTCCAAATTACTAACTTAGGCAATCAAAAGGTTAATGATCCGTAAAATAGATATATCATCAATTCAAGAGCATTATAACTCAATTCTAACATCTTAATATAACTTTATAACATTTATAACAAACAGAAGAACACAGCATAGAGAAAAAATATTGAGCGAAAAATAAAATAGCAGGAACCTATAAAGATCTTAAATCACAACTCAACTGCATGTGCAGAACTATAATTTTGCCCCATAAGACGGATAAAACAGAGAGGGCCTTACTGCTGAGCACACTGCACCCGTGGCATTGactcttcatcatcttcatcatcttcatcatatGCCTCCCGATACTGCTGTCTTGGTTTACGCCTCATCTCATCCTCAATGTTGACATCATGCAAGGTGGTTTCCTCACACTTATCCAGCTCCATGTCAGTCAACTTCTTGCTATGCCTGGGGTCTAGTACTGTCTGCAACTTTTGGGATTGATGAGGAGGAAGAATCCCAGAGTCTGGAAACTCTACATTGAAGTGGATGTAAAGCTTGCCCTTTATGAATGGCCTCTGGTGATGAGGCATGCCCTCATCATTGATTGCTTTTGATTGACCTGCATTGGAATAAAAGTTAGATGATCCGTAATGGACAAATTTGAAGCAATGAATATCGAAGCAATGAAAATTACCAGGCTTGATGACTTCTCCGGGATTTGATTTGACAAGTAGCTGCCTACCATCAAGATGGGTCAATGCAAACTGGAATCCACAAAGAGCCTCAGTTAAATTGAGAGTGCGCTCTACGTAAAGATCATCAAACTTTCGCTTGAACTTGGCGTGCTCCTTGAGTTGCAATACAAAAACAATGTCTCCAGTAATTGTATCAGGCTGCAAACAATAAGCAACAATTAATAcacaaaaatttcattaaagacAAAACTTTCAAAGGCACATTGGAAATATATGGCAGGAAATTAAAATGGTCAAAGACATAATGCTGCCCTTTCAAAAGACGAGGCTTTCATAAGAACAATGAAAGTTAATGACAACATATTAGACTGGTCAAAGACATAATGCTGCCACCTCTTGAAataggaaagagatcctctccggatctcttccaccaaggccACCGGATCAAGTGGTCCGGGCCGTTGAAATTTCATCGAATGgccaaaaattattatagcttttaaggGAAATAggtgggccgttggatgaaatttcaaaggcccggatcacttgatccggtggccttggtggaagagatctggAGAAGATCTCTTTCCCTTGCAATAATGATGAAAACCTAACTTACAGCTTCATCAGCCTGTCCCTCGAACAAAATTTTCTGACCGTGCTCCATCCCTTTCTCCACGTGCACATCCATCACCTTCTTTTCTTGAGTAATCTTCTTACCTTTGCATGGTGGGCATTTATCTCTCTCACTGATGACTTCACCTGTAACAATGACAGATGTTTATAATAAGACGAAACCCATTATGCTGAAGTGAGATATGCGAAGCATGCTTTTTAGTTTTAGTACCGGAGCCTTGGCATTCAGGGCAGATATGTTGCATCTGTTGAATCATGCCCAATCCAATTGACCGTGTTGTAATCTTTATTCCAGTACCATGGCATCCATAACATCTCCCTGAGTTTCCGCTCTTCGAGCCTTTCCTGGAAACCAAGGGAAGCAGTTTAACTACCCTAGTCATCCCAAAATCCTACACAGAGAACTATTTTATCCCCAGTACTAGCAGTATCTGTTGTTATTGATAAAGGAAAGGCAACTTCGCATATCTAACCGCGAGACATAGCCAAAGTACCTTACTTATCCTATAAAATGTTGGCAACTACTGTCCAGTGAAATGCCACATTTTTTTCGTTTAACCACTGGTTCTGTCTATGCTAGCATCCTGTGTGCAATTGGGAACAGAGATTGCACAAGATGTAACAAAATGTGAGACCGTCATATTCTTTAAATATAAGAACAGCTGGAAGTTGAGAACTTAACAACCAAATCTCCCCTCCCCCAccgaaaggaaaggaaaaaaatgaaagaaaattgctTCTTGTGGGTAGGAATCAGTTTGAAGCAAAAAAGATAGTAAAGAACACCACGCGATTTTGGTTAAGCCACTGCCTCAAactaaaaacagaaaaaacGAGTGACAAATAGAGGCATACCCTTTACATTTTGTACACAAAATATTccgagaaagagagagtttttTTGTTGTGCCATTATACAAGTCCTCCAAAGAAACCTTTAAGGTATGCACCACATCTTCACCTTGCTTCTGCCTTCTTACATGTGAACGATAGCCTGCAAGATCAGATCATCCAGAAGGCAGTAATCAGCACAGAACATTTca contains the following coding sequences:
- the LOC137733889 gene encoding chaperone protein dnaJ A6-like, which codes for MFGGFGHAARKSDNTKYYGVLGVPKSASADELKKAYKKAAIKNHPDKGGDPEKFKELGQAYEVLSDPEKREIYDEYGEDGLKEGAGSGSTSHNPFDLFETFLNPRYRSHVRRQKQGEDVVHTLKVSLEDLYNGTTKKLSLSRNILCTKCKGKGSKSGNSGRCYGCHGTGIKITTRSIGLGMIQQMQHICPECQGSGEVISERDKCPPCKGKKITQEKKVMDVHVEKGMEHGQKILFEGQADEAPDTITGDIVFVLQLKEHAKFKRKFDDLYVERTLNLTEALCGFQFALTHLDGRQLLVKSNPGEVIKPGQSKAINDEGMPHHQRPFIKGKLYIHFNVEFPDSGILPPHQSQKLQTVLDPRHSKKLTDMELDKCEETTLHDVNIEDEMRRKPRQQYREAYDEDDEDDEESMPRVQCAQQ